A region of Natribaculum luteum DNA encodes the following proteins:
- a CDS encoding TrkA C-terminal domain-containing protein gives MTAALAQAIATDLLVDAAVRILGFAVLAGGTAAGTAFVYRWYAGEGIPDGVAVLAGVTVVALWLNTKSALGDAIIGETPLLDPETAGYTVVTFAVSAIAADGGRRVGDSVAVDTVAAATPRTIDEVSQLVRAAGRVVAVTLPETIADADGYDPVDEETKAELAGEMLYLPRRLSPDERRDRLVTRLERDYGVGGVDVDLADDGTVELLAVGSRPSGIGPTLAPGSVAVALDADPAPDASPGDAVEVWVSDDGEMRWVTTAELRATASDVATLAVDEDDVDDLPADRSYRLVTLPGSADAGRQFVSLLRAADETITAVTVDADGPLVGDQVGTLPVAVVAIDRDGEVVALPAADDRLEASDVAYLLGRPAALRRLDER, from the coding sequence ATGACCGCAGCGCTGGCACAGGCCATCGCGACCGACCTGCTCGTCGACGCGGCGGTTCGGATCCTCGGCTTCGCGGTGCTCGCGGGCGGGACGGCGGCGGGGACGGCGTTCGTCTACCGGTGGTACGCCGGCGAGGGAATCCCCGACGGCGTGGCGGTGCTCGCGGGCGTCACGGTCGTCGCCCTCTGGTTGAACACGAAGAGTGCACTGGGTGACGCCATCATCGGCGAGACGCCGCTGCTCGATCCGGAGACGGCGGGCTACACCGTCGTCACCTTCGCGGTGAGCGCGATAGCCGCCGACGGTGGCCGCCGAGTCGGCGACTCCGTCGCCGTCGACACCGTCGCCGCCGCGACTCCGCGGACGATCGACGAGGTGAGTCAACTCGTTCGCGCCGCCGGCCGCGTCGTCGCCGTCACGCTCCCCGAGACGATCGCGGACGCAGACGGCTACGATCCAGTCGACGAGGAGACGAAAGCCGAACTGGCCGGCGAGATGCTGTACCTGCCTCGCCGGCTCTCCCCCGACGAGCGCCGCGACCGTCTCGTGACCCGACTCGAGCGCGACTACGGCGTCGGCGGCGTCGACGTCGACCTCGCCGACGACGGCACGGTCGAGCTCCTTGCCGTCGGCAGCCGTCCCTCCGGAATCGGCCCGACGCTCGCGCCGGGATCGGTCGCGGTCGCCCTCGATGCAGATCCCGCACCGGACGCGAGCCCCGGTGATGCGGTCGAGGTGTGGGTCTCCGATGACGGGGAGATGCGGTGGGTCACGACGGCAGAACTCAGGGCGACCGCCAGCGACGTCGCGACGCTCGCCGTCGACGAGGACGACGTCGACGACCTCCCGGCCGATCGCTCGTATCGCCTCGTCACGCTTCCCGGATCGGCCGACGCGGGACGACAGTTCGTCTCCTTGCTCCGGGCGGCCGACGAGACGATAACGGCAGTGACCGTCGACGCCGACGGACCGCTCGTCGGCGACCAGGTCGGAACGTTGCCAGTCGCCGTCGTCGCTATCGACCGAGACGGCGAGGTAGTGGCTCTCCCGGCCGCCGACGACCGACTCGAGGCCAGCGACGTCGCGTACCTCCTCGGCCGACCGGCGGCCCTGCGGCGACTCGACGAGCGGTAG
- a CDS encoding ubiquitin-like small modifier protein 1 gives MEWKLFADLAEYAGDRHVAVDAEPGETVGDALEDLLEDRPALADRVLEDGELRSQINVLRNGKDVQSQENGLETELEDDDELALFPPVSGG, from the coding sequence ATGGAGTGGAAACTGTTCGCCGACCTCGCCGAATACGCGGGCGATCGACACGTGGCCGTCGACGCCGAACCGGGCGAGACGGTCGGTGACGCCCTCGAGGACTTGCTCGAGGACCGTCCCGCGCTCGCAGACCGGGTTCTCGAAGACGGAGAGCTACGCTCGCAGATCAACGTGCTTCGCAACGGCAAGGACGTACAGAGTCAGGAGAACGGACTCGAGACGGAACTCGAGGACGACGACGAACTGGCGCTGTTTCCCCCGGTCAGCGGCGGGTAG
- the deoC gene encoding deoxyribose-phosphate aldolase: MDRRELAPMIDHTVLGPTTTPADVERVLEEADRYGMNACVPPCYLEEAAAAAPDVTLATVVGFPHGQHDHDTKRHESVAAWKAGADELDVVLNVGRLKAGDDDVVTAELEELVAAVPVPVKVILETALLSDAEKRRACEAAVDADAAMVKTSTGFASGGATVADVELMSEYLPVKASGGIGSYDEAMAMIDAGAERIGASSGVAIVTEAPEP; the protein is encoded by the coding sequence ATGGATCGACGCGAACTCGCGCCGATGATCGATCACACCGTCCTCGGCCCCACGACGACGCCCGCGGACGTCGAGCGCGTCCTCGAGGAAGCCGACCGGTACGGGATGAACGCCTGCGTGCCGCCCTGTTACCTCGAGGAGGCGGCGGCCGCTGCTCCCGACGTCACCCTCGCGACGGTCGTCGGATTCCCACACGGACAACACGATCACGACACGAAGCGCCACGAGAGCGTGGCCGCCTGGAAGGCCGGCGCTGACGAACTCGACGTCGTCCTCAACGTCGGTCGGCTGAAAGCCGGCGACGACGACGTCGTGACGGCCGAACTCGAGGAACTCGTCGCCGCCGTCCCAGTCCCGGTGAAGGTGATCCTCGAGACGGCGCTGCTCTCGGACGCGGAGAAGCGTCGGGCCTGCGAGGCGGCCGTCGACGCCGACGCCGCGATGGTAAAGACGTCGACGGGGTTCGCGTCCGGGGGTGCCACGGTCGCGGACGTCGAGCTCATGAGCGAGTACCTCCCCGTCAAGGCCAGCGGCGGCATCGGCAGCTACGACGAGGCGATGGCGATGATCGACGCAGGTGCCGAGCGCATCGGCGCCTCGAGTGGCGTGGCGATCGTCACCGAGGCGCCAGAACCGTAG
- a CDS encoding NAD-binding protein, translating to MADEQRADRLPENWPRIVTTRVAVGLALAVALLSVATGIVNIERNVVFGPLASHVPELVRDTAGFTGALTGFLMVASALALRRGLRAGWYATIVLLPITALQGLLQASQYSLPLVALSLLTIPILVLTRERFDRSLALTTTQIAAGSALVGVQAYGTFGAYALREDFDGVATLLDAFYFTLITSSTVGYGDIGPESAEAMLFTMSLVVLGVASFGIAIGALVGPAIQARISKTLGKMTESELELLDNHVLVLGYGDLTEPIVSELVAADVPFVVVTEDEAVATRLIDRDVKVLTADPSDEEPLRRAKIDDARAILVATDHDAEDALAVLTARQLRPNVRIVTAATDRENTKKLKRAGADDVIALAELGGHLLVRSALGADESPVVERLLEQEQ from the coding sequence ATGGCCGACGAGCAACGAGCGGATCGGCTACCCGAAAACTGGCCACGGATCGTGACGACGCGAGTAGCCGTCGGCCTCGCCCTTGCCGTCGCCCTGCTGTCGGTCGCGACCGGGATCGTCAACATCGAACGGAACGTCGTCTTCGGGCCGCTCGCGTCTCACGTCCCGGAACTCGTCCGGGACACCGCCGGCTTCACGGGCGCGCTGACGGGCTTTCTGATGGTCGCCAGCGCGCTCGCCCTCCGCCGCGGACTTCGGGCGGGCTGGTACGCGACGATCGTCCTCTTGCCGATCACGGCCCTGCAGGGGCTCTTGCAGGCGAGTCAGTACTCGCTGCCGCTCGTCGCCCTCTCGCTTCTCACCATACCGATCCTGGTTCTTACCCGTGAACGATTCGACAGATCGCTCGCGCTGACGACGACGCAGATTGCCGCGGGGAGCGCGCTCGTCGGCGTGCAGGCGTACGGCACCTTCGGCGCGTACGCGCTCCGGGAGGACTTCGACGGCGTCGCCACGCTCCTCGACGCCTTCTACTTCACGCTGATCACCTCGAGCACCGTCGGCTACGGCGACATCGGTCCCGAAAGCGCCGAGGCGATGCTGTTTACGATGTCGCTCGTCGTCCTCGGCGTCGCCAGTTTCGGTATCGCCATCGGGGCGCTCGTCGGTCCGGCGATCCAGGCTCGCATCTCGAAGACACTCGGAAAGATGACCGAATCAGAACTCGAACTCCTCGACAACCACGTCCTCGTGCTCGGGTACGGGGATCTGACGGAACCGATCGTGAGCGAACTCGTCGCCGCCGACGTCCCGTTTGTCGTCGTCACGGAAGACGAGGCAGTGGCGACCCGACTGATCGACCGCGACGTCAAGGTGCTGACGGCCGACCCGAGCGACGAGGAGCCGCTTCGCCGGGCGAAGATCGACGACGCGCGGGCCATCCTCGTGGCGACCGACCACGACGCGGAAGACGCACTCGCAGTGCTGACGGCGCGCCAGCTTCGGCCAAACGTTCGCATCGTCACCGCCGCGACCGACCGCGAGAACACCAAGAAGCTCAAACGCGCCGGCGCGGACGACGTCATCGCACTGGCCGAACTCGGCGGCCACCTGCTCGTCCGGTCTGCACTCGGCGCGGACGAATCGCCGGTCGTCGAACGGCTCCTCGAGCAAGAACAGTAG
- a CDS encoding GNAT family N-acetyltransferase, with translation MDDAIEIRRATHDDYEGIAAFTSDLWADRGGDYLPSVYHDWLEDEDDDRRKTFLAEADGEVAGLSQAVVLSPDEAWFQGMRVNPDFRRRGVSQRLNEACFEWARDCGATVGRLMTFSWNAAALGAARAGGFEPVTEFRWAQPAPDADATGPLEVTGDAAAAWRYWTDSEAREHLRGLALDVAESWALRELTRGDLTQLADETAVFAVQGDDGVAGMAYRTRDYERETDDGETERWAEYGVGAWDDVDAARSLLAAVARDAATLEAEKTRILIPETVAYVSDAAYACGAVSEEPDFVLGVDLTVR, from the coding sequence ATGGACGACGCGATCGAGATCCGCCGTGCGACCCACGACGACTACGAGGGCATCGCAGCGTTCACGAGCGACCTCTGGGCCGACCGCGGCGGCGACTACCTGCCGTCGGTCTACCACGACTGGCTCGAGGACGAAGACGACGACCGCCGGAAGACGTTCCTGGCCGAGGCCGACGGCGAGGTCGCGGGGCTCTCGCAGGCAGTCGTGCTCTCGCCCGACGAGGCGTGGTTCCAGGGGATGCGCGTCAACCCCGACTTCCGCCGGCGGGGCGTGAGCCAGCGGCTCAACGAGGCCTGCTTCGAGTGGGCTCGCGACTGCGGCGCGACCGTCGGCCGGCTCATGACCTTCTCGTGGAACGCCGCTGCACTCGGTGCGGCCCGCGCCGGTGGATTCGAACCCGTCACCGAGTTCCGGTGGGCCCAGCCAGCTCCAGACGCCGACGCGACGGGGCCGCTCGAGGTCACGGGCGACGCCGCCGCAGCGTGGCGCTACTGGACCGACAGCGAGGCCCGCGAACACCTCCGCGGGCTCGCCCTCGACGTAGCGGAGTCGTGGGCCCTTCGGGAACTCACTCGCGGGGACTTGACGCAACTCGCCGACGAGACGGCCGTCTTCGCGGTCCAGGGCGACGACGGCGTCGCTGGAATGGCCTATCGCACCCGAGACTACGAGCGAGAGACCGACGACGGCGAAACGGAGCGGTGGGCCGAGTACGGCGTGGGCGCGTGGGACGACGTCGACGCCGCCCGCTCGCTGCTCGCGGCCGTCGCACGCGACGCGGCCACACTCGAGGCCGAGAAGACGCGTATACTGATCCCCGAGACGGTCGCGTACGTCAGCGATGCGGCCTACGCCTGTGGCGCAGTTTCAGAGGAACCCGACTTCGTCCTCGGCGTCGATCTCACCGTGCGCTGA
- a CDS encoding HPP family protein, with translation MLEGVRARLVALARRLRRLERRELDALLRWVERTGNLQHVSVIVFVPLLIAAVTWLSNATDVISFLLFPPLASGTYTLFADPEGRYSTPWKFVGGMTAGALCGWFALVVAAWVGLEGGPISAVGAALGVFLTGSATWALDLEEPTAFSTALLVLVTGSAQLAYVVGIAASSTFIAIVFVVWRSRFYEERARYLYQTTRGDDHVLVPMQNGSETTARFAASIASAHEAGKVVLFGVVDETPARHAADEPTSPEGESTSRDAVDSRESQTDGAGADAVRADERIAETAERARTVAQHLETLADDLETEYGVPCEVVVAVDGQASSNLVLQTARQNNCDLIVTPYEEHERGGLSSFIMGLFEGEIDVVVFRSCDGRHRWENALVAVRGAGDTARAMLDFAIRVAGSGGTTGVCTCIDRESRRRSAENTLADLVDAFTGRFETHVAAASVETYLSQVAPRYDVIFVGSSTDRSTASRFVSPPTFRKLRGLDSDVAIVHRGRRR, from the coding sequence ATGCTCGAGGGTGTGCGGGCGCGGCTTGTCGCGCTCGCGAGGCGGCTCCGGCGGCTGGAGCGGCGCGAACTCGACGCGCTCTTGCGGTGGGTCGAACGGACGGGGAACCTCCAGCACGTATCGGTCATCGTGTTCGTTCCGCTGCTCATCGCCGCGGTGACGTGGTTGTCGAACGCGACCGACGTCATCTCGTTCCTGCTGTTCCCGCCGCTCGCCTCCGGGACGTACACCCTCTTTGCCGACCCCGAAGGACGCTACTCCACGCCCTGGAAATTCGTCGGCGGGATGACCGCGGGCGCGCTCTGTGGCTGGTTCGCACTCGTCGTGGCGGCGTGGGTCGGACTCGAGGGAGGACCCATCAGTGCGGTCGGCGCAGCGCTGGGCGTCTTCCTTACCGGCTCGGCCACCTGGGCGCTCGACCTCGAGGAACCGACGGCGTTCTCGACCGCGTTGCTCGTACTCGTCACCGGAAGCGCCCAGCTCGCGTACGTCGTCGGCATCGCCGCCTCGAGTACGTTCATCGCGATCGTGTTCGTCGTCTGGCGCAGTCGGTTCTACGAGGAACGGGCCCGCTATCTCTACCAGACGACGAGGGGTGACGACCACGTGCTCGTCCCCATGCAGAACGGCTCGGAGACGACCGCGCGCTTTGCTGCCTCGATCGCCAGCGCACACGAGGCCGGGAAAGTCGTCCTCTTCGGCGTCGTCGACGAGACGCCCGCCCGGCACGCCGCGGACGAACCTACGTCGCCCGAAGGCGAGTCGACGTCACGCGATGCAGTCGATTCGCGTGAGTCTCAGACCGACGGCGCAGGTGCCGACGCGGTACGTGCAGACGAACGGATCGCCGAAACCGCGGAACGAGCCAGGACCGTGGCACAACACCTCGAGACTCTCGCAGACGACCTCGAGACGGAGTACGGCGTCCCCTGTGAGGTCGTCGTCGCGGTCGACGGCCAGGCCTCGTCGAACCTCGTCCTTCAGACTGCCCGGCAGAACAACTGTGATCTCATCGTCACGCCCTACGAGGAACACGAGCGCGGTGGGCTCTCGTCGTTCATCATGGGCCTGTTCGAGGGCGAGATCGACGTCGTCGTGTTTCGGTCGTGCGACGGTCGCCATCGGTGGGAGAACGCACTCGTCGCGGTCCGGGGCGCGGGCGACACCGCTCGCGCGATGCTCGACTTCGCGATCCGCGTGGCCGGTTCCGGCGGAACGACCGGCGTCTGTACGTGTATCGACCGCGAGTCACGCCGTCGATCGGCCGAGAACACGCTTGCGGACCTCGTCGACGCCTTCACCGGCCGATTCGAGACCCACGTCGCTGCCGCCTCGGTCGAGACGTACCTCTCACAGGTCGCGCCACGGTACGACGTCATCTTCGTCGGCTCGAGTACCGACCGCTCGACGGCATCGCGGTTCGTCTCTCCACCGACGTTTCGGAAGCTCCGCGGCCTCGATTCCGACGTCGCGATCGTCCACCGTGGACGTCGGCGGTAA
- a CDS encoding DUF456 domain-containing protein produces the protein MGDRSDDVTTSRDSRSTDELLEETERLLSGEHGSDASQFDGATSHSPEEPDATADESDTWRRSSSSDASATDSRLGSIRSRLSISRYFSPKAFLALVLAIGIGLLVGGFAVPIAGRIAGMFAVAFALGLASSRGRYLEVAVAGVSVGGVAAVLNHLVLAVAGSGRAVVAVGASVGLVTCLLGYYFGRDLRAGLVRDVE, from the coding sequence ATGGGTGACCGCTCCGACGACGTGACGACGAGCCGGGATTCGCGCTCGACCGACGAGTTACTCGAGGAGACAGAACGGCTCCTCTCGGGCGAGCATGGGTCCGACGCGTCGCAGTTCGACGGGGCGACGAGCCACTCGCCCGAAGAGCCCGACGCGACCGCCGACGAGTCGGACACGTGGCGGCGGTCGTCCTCGAGCGACGCGTCGGCGACCGACTCGCGGCTCGGTTCGATCCGCTCGCGACTTTCGATCTCGCGGTACTTCTCGCCGAAGGCGTTTCTCGCGCTCGTGCTCGCGATCGGGATCGGACTGCTCGTCGGTGGCTTCGCCGTCCCGATCGCCGGCCGGATCGCCGGCATGTTCGCCGTCGCGTTCGCCCTCGGTCTCGCGAGCTCGCGAGGTCGGTACCTCGAGGTCGCCGTCGCTGGCGTCTCGGTCGGCGGCGTCGCCGCCGTGCTCAATCACCTGGTGCTCGCGGTCGCCGGCTCCGGCCGCGCCGTCGTCGCCGTCGGCGCGAGCGTCGGGCTGGTCACGTGTCTTCTGGGGTACTACTTCGGACGCGACCTCCGTGCCGGCCTGGTCCGCGACGTGGAGTAA
- a CDS encoding potassium transporter TrkA — MPSLPVEVLLGIYLGLLAGIVPAFVAGSLGFVVRYFTGVTLPGFGVVVLALAIASVNGGLLALADPAILRAPRLLVATLVVLMLALYAHNEGDRLGAELPRRVSFSSIRKRTLSADVVEFVGEFGRVTVRPTGAIRDVQGYPPLSPDLRTTIAEDSWHLPADLPLSELETRLEDRLRTEYDLADVAVEIDERGRATIAAAPPSSGLSRRVPDRHRAVSVDALVPTGLARGDSVVVTAGEETVSGTVLSARTDADDEVARSDAGESTTNDGLLESPPAFGARPGGTATAGGRGRVTVAVPRHCAAALLAADRVRMTVRSRATSPEYDAFSLLRRAGYAVRRISVSSGATGDDPSWATDDVTTLAVRRRGSETNGRRRGWVFAPGIERPLVPGDEAFVAGRESALDRLEEVSR; from the coding sequence ATGCCTTCGCTCCCCGTCGAGGTGTTGCTCGGCATCTATCTCGGCTTGCTCGCCGGCATCGTCCCGGCGTTCGTCGCCGGCTCGCTCGGGTTCGTAGTGCGGTATTTCACCGGCGTCACGCTCCCGGGGTTCGGCGTCGTCGTCCTCGCGCTGGCGATCGCCAGCGTCAACGGCGGCCTCCTCGCGCTGGCCGACCCCGCAATCCTGCGGGCACCGCGGCTGCTCGTGGCGACACTCGTCGTCCTCATGCTCGCGCTGTACGCCCACAACGAGGGCGACAGGCTCGGGGCAGAACTCCCGCGGCGCGTCTCGTTTTCCTCGATTCGCAAGCGCACCCTCTCGGCCGACGTCGTCGAGTTCGTCGGCGAGTTCGGCCGCGTGACCGTCCGCCCGACCGGCGCGATCCGCGACGTCCAGGGCTACCCCCCGCTGTCTCCCGACCTCCGGACGACCATCGCGGAGGACTCCTGGCACCTGCCTGCCGATCTCCCGCTGTCGGAACTCGAGACCCGACTCGAGGACCGCCTGCGGACCGAGTACGACCTCGCCGACGTCGCCGTCGAGATCGACGAACGCGGTCGGGCGACGATCGCCGCCGCGCCACCCTCGAGTGGCCTCTCCCGGCGAGTCCCCGACCGACACCGGGCGGTCTCGGTTGACGCGCTCGTCCCGACGGGTCTCGCTCGAGGCGACAGCGTCGTCGTCACGGCGGGCGAGGAGACGGTCTCGGGGACCGTCCTGAGCGCCCGGACCGACGCCGATGACGAGGTTGCTCGGAGCGACGCGGGCGAATCGACGACCAACGACGGACTCCTCGAGTCGCCCCCCGCGTTCGGCGCTCGTCCGGGTGGAACGGCCACCGCGGGTGGCAGGGGCCGCGTGACCGTCGCCGTTCCCCGCCACTGCGCCGCGGCGCTGCTCGCGGCAGACCGCGTTCGGATGACGGTTCGATCGCGCGCGACGAGCCCCGAGTACGACGCGTTCTCGCTCCTGCGACGGGCCGGCTACGCCGTCAGACGGATATCGGTGAGCTCGGGGGCGACCGGCGACGACCCGTCGTGGGCGACCGACGACGTGACGACGCTCGCCGTCCGACGGCGGGGGAGCGAGACGAACGGCCGTCGCCGCGGCTGGGTGTTCGCACCCGGCATCGAGCGGCCCCTCGTGCCAGGCGACGAGGCGTTCGTCGCGGGTCGCGAGTCGGCGCTCGATCGACTCGAGGAGGTGAGTCGATGA
- a CDS encoding ribose 1,5-bisphosphate isomerase — translation MSDDRPDVAPAVEETAESISAMEIRGAATIADAAAAALATQAEQSDAATPAAFRAQLRAAARELYETRPTAVSLPNALRYVLRGMDGETVAELQSSAVARAERFRADLEQAQDTLGEIGANRLRDGDVVMTHCHSTDVLACIEAALEEGKHVEAIVKETRPRKQGHITAAQLREWDVPVTLIVDNATRRYLDDADHVLVGADSIAADGSVVNKIGTSGLAVNARERGIPVVVAAQTIKLHPDTMTGHTVEIEMRDETEVLSEGERAEITGDDADEGLVVENPAFDVTPPRHVDAIVTERGQFPPESIVTLMRELFGETTGEPWES, via the coding sequence ATGAGCGACGACCGGCCCGACGTCGCACCCGCCGTCGAGGAGACCGCCGAGTCCATCTCGGCGATGGAGATCCGCGGGGCGGCGACTATCGCGGATGCGGCGGCGGCGGCGCTGGCGACGCAGGCCGAACAGTCCGACGCCGCCACGCCTGCGGCGTTCCGGGCGCAGCTTCGCGCCGCGGCCAGGGAGTTGTACGAGACGCGGCCGACGGCCGTCAGCCTGCCGAACGCGCTCCGGTACGTCCTCCGCGGGATGGACGGCGAGACCGTCGCGGAACTGCAGTCGTCGGCCGTCGCACGCGCCGAGCGATTCCGGGCCGACCTCGAGCAGGCCCAGGATACGCTCGGCGAAATCGGCGCAAACCGGTTGCGCGACGGCGACGTCGTGATGACCCACTGTCACTCGACGGACGTACTGGCCTGCATCGAGGCGGCACTCGAGGAGGGCAAACACGTCGAGGCGATCGTCAAAGAGACCCGACCCCGAAAGCAGGGACATATCACGGCGGCGCAGTTGCGCGAGTGGGACGTTCCCGTCACGCTGATCGTCGACAACGCCACCCGACGATACCTGGACGACGCGGACCACGTCCTCGTCGGTGCGGACAGTATCGCGGCCGACGGGAGCGTCGTCAACAAGATCGGGACGAGCGGTCTCGCAGTCAACGCCCGCGAGCGCGGCATTCCGGTGGTGGTCGCCGCCCAGACGATCAAGCTCCACCCGGACACGATGACGGGTCACACCGTCGAGATCGAGATGCGCGACGAGACGGAGGTACTCTCGGAAGGCGAACGGGCCGAGATCACCGGCGACGACGCGGACGAGGGATTGGTCGTCGAAAACCCCGCGTTCGACGTCACGCCGCCGCGACACGTCGACGCGATCGTGACCGAACGCGGACAGTTCCCTCCCGAGAGCATCGTGACGCTCATGCGCGAACTGTTCGGCGAAACGACCGGCGAGCCCTGGGAATCCTGA
- a CDS encoding ArsR/SmtB family transcription factor, whose translation MDSAALLDLLGNENRRRILRLLARKPCYVTEISEYLGVSPKAVIEHLRKLEEAGLVESRIDDQRRKYFHIARNVRLEVNVSPYGFASKSAYPANNSFDIARCRHLSLDVDYDEESDIDELLGVLENLEQLESELSLAQRWVQGRLCDVLEQISETVGAEPESRIHADLLASVREEPKSVGELSHDVDAPREVVAGLLESMADDGIVRRTKRGWELAPEE comes from the coding sequence ATGGACTCAGCCGCGTTGTTGGATCTGCTCGGAAACGAAAATCGACGACGGATCCTCCGACTGCTGGCGCGCAAGCCCTGCTACGTCACCGAAATCTCCGAGTACCTCGGCGTGAGTCCGAAAGCGGTCATCGAGCACCTGCGGAAACTCGAGGAGGCCGGACTGGTCGAAAGTCGGATCGACGACCAGCGACGCAAGTACTTTCATATCGCCCGGAACGTCCGCCTCGAGGTCAACGTCTCGCCGTACGGATTCGCGAGCAAGAGCGCCTACCCGGCGAACAACAGTTTCGACATCGCGCGCTGTCGGCACCTCTCGCTCGACGTCGACTACGACGAGGAAAGCGATATAGACGAACTGCTGGGCGTCCTCGAGAACCTGGAACAACTCGAGAGCGAACTGTCGCTCGCCCAGCGGTGGGTCCAAGGGCGGCTGTGTGACGTCCTCGAGCAGATCTCCGAGACAGTCGGGGCAGAACCCGAGAGTCGGATTCACGCGGATCTGCTGGCGAGCGTCCGTGAGGAGCCCAAAAGCGTCGGGGAACTCAGCCACGACGTCGATGCACCCAGGGAGGTCGTCGCCGGACTCCTCGAGTCGATGGCCGACGACGGGATCGTCCGCAGGACGAAACGTGGCTGGGAACTCGCGCCAGAGGAGTGA
- the gatD gene encoding Glu-tRNA(Gln) amidotransferase subunit GatD produces the protein MNPGDRVRVERAGHTYEGVLLPSSTDEHLVVKLEGGYNVGIDREHADAEVIEEGVYDVVEETSTGRDLSDHDVAGAQDGDGESEIEFDDDLPTISLISTGGTIASTVDYRTGAVTAQFDAEDVLRAVPDLAGRANYRGRVVANILSENMTPEVWQELAEAVVEEIEAGADGVVVMHGTDTMQFTASALAFMLETPVPIVFTGSQRSADRPSSDNVMNAVCAVEAAKSDCAEVLVCMHASESDDRCALHRGTRVRKSHTSRRDAFETVGAEPLGEVDYDTGEVSFRRAHEQRGETDLAIESGLESNVELLKFTPGMDPAFLDVVEGKSGLILEGTGLGHVHTDLIPRLEELIDDGTTVVMTSQCLEGRVCDRVYDTGRDLLDAGVLEAGDTLPGTAKVKLMWALANAADVEEAMATSLAGELQRRSVPWE, from the coding sequence ATGAATCCAGGCGATCGCGTCCGCGTCGAACGTGCGGGCCACACCTACGAGGGCGTGTTGCTCCCCTCGAGCACCGACGAGCACCTCGTCGTCAAACTCGAGGGCGGCTACAACGTCGGCATCGACCGCGAGCACGCAGACGCGGAAGTCATCGAGGAGGGCGTCTACGACGTCGTCGAGGAGACCTCGACGGGCCGTGATCTGTCAGATCACGATGTCGCAGGTGCACAGGACGGCGACGGCGAGTCGGAGATCGAGTTCGACGACGATCTGCCGACGATCTCGCTCATCTCGACCGGCGGGACGATCGCCTCGACCGTCGACTACCGTACCGGTGCGGTGACGGCCCAGTTCGACGCCGAGGACGTCCTGCGTGCGGTTCCCGACCTCGCCGGCCGGGCGAACTACCGGGGACGCGTCGTCGCCAACATCCTCTCGGAGAACATGACCCCCGAGGTCTGGCAGGAACTCGCCGAGGCCGTCGTCGAGGAGATCGAAGCTGGCGCGGACGGCGTCGTCGTCATGCACGGCACCGACACGATGCAGTTTACCGCGAGTGCGCTCGCGTTCATGCTCGAGACGCCCGTTCCGATCGTCTTCACCGGCTCGCAGCGGTCGGCGGACCGGCCGTCCTCGGACAACGTGATGAACGCCGTCTGCGCGGTCGAGGCGGCGAAAAGCGACTGCGCGGAGGTGCTCGTCTGTATGCACGCCTCCGAGTCGGACGACCGGTGTGCCCTCCACCGCGGCACCCGCGTCCGGAAGAGCCACACCTCCCGTCGGGACGCCTTCGAGACCGTCGGTGCGGAACCGCTCGGTGAGGTGGACTACGACACCGGCGAGGTCTCGTTCCGACGGGCCCACGAGCAGCGAGGCGAGACCGACCTCGCGATCGAGTCCGGCCTCGAGAGCAACGTCGAGTTGCTCAAGTTCACGCCGGGGATGGACCCCGCGTTCCTCGACGTCGTCGAGGGGAAATCGGGCCTGATCCTCGAGGGAACCGGTCTCGGCCACGTCCACACCGACCTCATCCCCAGACTCGAGGAGCTGATCGACGACGGGACGACGGTCGTCATGACCAGCCAGTGTCTGGAGGGGAGGGTCTGCGACCGGGTCTACGACACCGGCCGCGACTTGCTCGATGCGGGCGTCCTCGAGGCCGGCGACACGCTTCCGGGGACGGCGAAAGTCAAGTTGATGTGGGCACTCGCGAACGCCGCCGACGTCGAGGAAGCGATGGCGACGTCGCTTGCGGGCGAACTGCAGCGACGCTCCGTGCCGTGGGAGTGA